One genomic window of Anser cygnoides isolate HZ-2024a breed goose chromosome 11, Taihu_goose_T2T_genome, whole genome shotgun sequence includes the following:
- the LRRC49 gene encoding leucine-rich repeat-containing protein 49 isoform X2, producing the protein MMQLRQLDMKRITEEERRMASVAARKEEERKRESHKQSLIKEKKRLTICNIARQWEIQQNRTALVASLNQDKDNEPCQINGSTAYVFPEESRSLDTILSSAVQGLSVLDSHLVEVEGDTLYLYGSGALECLDRNWSVQTAGSVVTVSFMFMEFDEIVQVLTKLRLKFPNSVHLKFKETNLVTLKQFNALGQVHHIEQLTVDPQGNPVVSFTLWKYYVLFRLNHLNLQKINGIEVTQNDTVMAERLFGILAYVASSELPHYRMLSLFGESRMKQFHDLLEGKGKKSGVGIEESSDNRRAGGESTARAMLNYTAKNVHMEKLEEIKERKTFCQTYVENLVKEAADIHMKNESLQKLWPQMFIELVRDAVIEIRNKNSYMKLCLQRIADQKQ; encoded by the exons ATGATGCAGCTCCGACAGCTAGATATGAAGAGAATCACA gaagaagaaagacGCATGGCATCTGTTGcagcaaggaaagaagaagaaaggaaacgTGAAAGTCATAAACAAAGCTTGATTAAG gaaaagaaacGGTTAACAATTTGTAATATTGCTCGCCAGTGGGAGATACAGCAGAATCGAACAGCTCTTGTGGCTTCTTTAAACCAAGATAAAGATAATGAACCCTGTCAGATCAATGGCAGTACTGCATATGTGTTTCCTGAAGAAAGCAg GTCTCTTGATACAATATTGAGCAGTGCTGTACAAGGCTTATCTGTTCTTGATTCTCATTTGGTGGAAGTGGAAGGAGACACTCTTTACTTGTATGGTTCTGGAGCACTGGAGTGCCTGGATCGAAACTGGAGTGTTCAAACAGCTGGATCTGTTGTCACAGTCTCCTTTATGTTCATGGAATTTGATGAAATTGTTCAAGTGTTAACAAAACTGAGGTTAAAATTTCCTAATTCTGTG cacctgAAGTTTAAGGAGACAAATCTTGTGACACTGAAGCAATTCAATGCATTAGGCCAGGTGCATCACATTGAACAGTTAACAGTTGATCCTCAGGGAAATCCAGTCGTCAGTTTTACTTTGTGGAAATATTATGTTCTGTTTAGACTGAACCATCTTAATCTACAGAAGATAAATGGAATTGAG gTTACTCAAAACGATACAGTAATGGCGGAAAGACTCTTTGGCATTCTGGCATATGTAGCATCTTCTGAGCTGCCACATTATCGCATGCTTTCGTTATTTGGAGAATCTAG aatGAAGCAATTCCATGATCTgctggagggaaagggaaagaaatctgGGGTTGGAATTGAGGAAAGTAGTGATAACAggagagctggaggagaaagCACAGCTCGAGCAATGTTGAATTATACAGCAAAGAATGTTCATATGGAAAAGCTTGAG GaaatcaaggaaagaaaaacattttgccaAACATATGTGGAGAACTTAGTGAAAGAAGCTGCGGACATCCATATGAAAAATGAGTCCTTGCAGAAGCTCTGGCCTCAAATGTTCATTGAGCTTGTCAGAGATGCAGTGATAGAAATACGCAATAAAAATTCCTACATGAAGCTCTGCTTACAGAGGATTGCTGATCAAAAACAGTAG